One genomic segment of Balaenoptera musculus isolate JJ_BM4_2016_0621 chromosome 11, mBalMus1.pri.v3, whole genome shotgun sequence includes these proteins:
- the HMGA1 gene encoding high mobility group protein HMG-I/HMG-Y isoform X3, producing the protein MSESSSKSSQPLASKQEKDGTEKRGRGRPRKQPPVSPGTALVGSQKEPSEVPTPKRPRGRPKGSKNKGAAKTREKEEEEGISQESSEEEQ; encoded by the exons ATGAGCGAGTCGAGCTCGAAGTCCAGCCAGCCCTTGGCCTCCAAGCAGGAAAAGGACGGCACTGAGAAGCGAGGGCGGGGCAGGCCGCGCAAGCAGCCTCCGGTGAGTCCCGGGACGGCGCTGGTAGGGAGTCAG AAGGAGCCCAGCGAAGTGCCAACACCTAAGAGACCTCGGGGCCGACCGAAGGGGAGCAAAAACAAGGGCGCTGCCAAGACCCGG gagaaggaggaagaggagggcatCTCGCAGGAGTCCTCAGAGGAGGAGCAGTGA
- the HMGA1 gene encoding high mobility group protein HMG-I/HMG-Y isoform X1, translating into MSESSSKSSQPLASKQEKDGTEKRGRGRPRKQPPVSPGTALVGSQKEPSEVPTPKRPRGRPKGSKNKGAAKTRKTTTTPGRKPRGRPKKLEKEEEEGISQESSEEEQ; encoded by the exons ATGAGCGAGTCGAGCTCGAAGTCCAGCCAGCCCTTGGCCTCCAAGCAGGAAAAGGACGGCACTGAGAAGCGAGGGCGGGGCAGGCCGCGCAAGCAGCCTCCGGTGAGTCCCGGGACGGCGCTGGTAGGGAGTCAG AAGGAGCCCAGCGAAGTGCCAACACCTAAGAGACCTCGGGGCCGACCGAAGGGGAGCAAAAACAAGGGCGCTGCCAAGACCCGG AAAACCACCACAACTCCAGGGAGGAAACCAAGGGGCAGACCCAAAAAACTG gagaaggaggaagaggagggcatCTCGCAGGAGTCCTCAGAGGAGGAGCAGTGA
- the HMGA1 gene encoding high mobility group protein HMG-I/HMG-Y isoform X2 has translation MSESSSKSSQPLASKQEKDGTEKRGRGRPRKQPPKEPSEVPTPKRPRGRPKGSKNKGAAKTRKTTTTPGRKPRGRPKKLEKEEEEGISQESSEEEQ, from the exons ATGAGCGAGTCGAGCTCGAAGTCCAGCCAGCCCTTGGCCTCCAAGCAGGAAAAGGACGGCACTGAGAAGCGAGGGCGGGGCAGGCCGCGCAAGCAGCCTCCG AAGGAGCCCAGCGAAGTGCCAACACCTAAGAGACCTCGGGGCCGACCGAAGGGGAGCAAAAACAAGGGCGCTGCCAAGACCCGG AAAACCACCACAACTCCAGGGAGGAAACCAAGGGGCAGACCCAAAAAACTG gagaaggaggaagaggagggcatCTCGCAGGAGTCCTCAGAGGAGGAGCAGTGA